The Leptolyngbya sp. 'hensonii' sequence TGAGAATGCAGACTTTTTGATTGAGTTAAATTACTTATTTCTAAGGATTGATCGGGGAAATTTCATCTAGATTCGATCGATTTATGGAGATTCCATCTCCATACAGGAAGTATACTCAACGACTCTCTCATCCCCGATCTGCCTGAGTATCGCTCCATCTCTCAATGAGAAGTTTTACTGGCTTTAAACAAACGAAAAGTTTCTTAATTAGAGGTATTTTTTGTATTTTTAATCACTATTTCTAAAATTAATTAGAGATTTACTTGAGAAGTCGATTTTTTAACCGTTCCTTTACTGAATACGGTAATAGCATTTGTATTCTAGATTTGGGATTAATTAATAACGTTGGTTACTCCCCCAAATGTCCGTCATCTTTGCCTGTGTATGAACTGGAAATACTTTCACCGTTTCGCGTCAACTCCTTCTGTTGAATTTGCCGAAACAGCCCAACAGTCAACCTACCCTAAGAAATTTGGAAAGTATCCCCCACTTTTGCCCCATCAAATAGATTTCCTGCAGCCCCTACGTTATTGGATTAATCGCATCGAAGTTCAGGATCGAAAGCTGGCCCACTTTTTCTCCAAATTAATTCCGGCCCACTGCCCCTTCGAGCGGGACATCAATTTTTTTGGACGTAAGATTGCCCACATCCCTCCTCTGTGCAAGCTGAATCCACTGTATGATGAGCTGATTGCTTTGAGATTCCGGGCACTTTGCTACCTGGTTGATCAGTGCGGCGAGGATATTCAATCCTATTGCTAGGTCATTTGCATTGGATTTTCTGAACCTGTGGCCAAACGGCGACTCGATACCCTTCTTGTAGAACTCAGCCTTTGTGATTCCAGACAGCAGGCCCAGCGCCTGATTCAAGCTGGGGAAGTGACGGTTAACCGACAAGTGATCGACAAGCCAGGGACAGAGGTTGACCTGTCCGCTGATATTCAGATCAAGCAGAAGTCACCCTATGTGTCCCGTGGGGGCGAGAAGCTGGCCAAGGCTCTGACTGGCTTTGCAATCTCAGTTCACGATCGGGTCTGTCTGGATGGTGGGATCTCAACAGGAGGGTTTACGGACTGTCTGTTACAGGCTGGAGCCAAACAGGTCTACGGCATTGATGTCGGGTATGGGCAGGTTGCCTGGAGTCTGCGGCAAGATCCTCGCGTGATCTTGCATGAGCGGACGAATCTGCGCTACCTGGACCCGGAGGTGCTGTATGAAACGGCTGAAATCCGACCCGATCTGGCTGTGGTCGATGTCTCGTTTATCTCTTTAACTAAAGTGCTCCCCGCCCTCTGGAAACTCCTGTCTTCTCCCCGAGAAATGGTTCTGCTGGTGAAGCCCCAATTTGAAGTGGGGCGGGCCAAAGTAGGGAAGAATGGCGTGGTGAGAGAGGCCAGGGATCAGGCTGAAGCAATCTGGCAGGTTTTACAGGCTGCCCAGGGCCTGGGTTGGGGATATCATGGATTGACCTGGTCCCCCTTACTGGGGCCAGCCGGTAACATTGAGTATCTACTTTGGTTGCGGGACAATACAGCGCCAATGCTCGATCGGCCAGAAGAGAGGTCCGATCCGCCTGATCTGGCTGCACTTCACCGCCTTACCCGATCGGCCCAAACAGAACTCCATGCTCCGCCCTGAGAATCTGCAATCAGGTTGCTAACTTTAGTTAACTTCTGTTTGAAACAGGTTCAGGTTGTTATACATAAGGTGGGAATTGGTCAAGCTCTCTGGTACGGCTTCTCGACCCCATTGTTGTTCCCAAGGCATTGAAGACTTTGCTTCTTACGATGTCGTTTGTTCCTGATTGGACTAGAAACAGGGAGAAAACGACGTAAAGACCTCTGTAAAGGCAACAAGGGTGTTGGTTATTGTTGTCGGGAGCTACTTCTTTCCAGTGGGTTTCCTGGTTTGGCTAGGCTGATCAAAGGTCTTGTCCTCCTTCTTGTCAGGTACGGTTACTGTTATGACTCACTATTCAGTTCAGATTGATCCCCTCGATAGCCCCCACCCAATTCCCTGGAACTGGGTTTTAGCAAACATCTCGGAAGTTCCTCCTGACAATAGAAGTGGCACCCGCTGCTATCGTTCCCAGTCCCTGATCTCCCCTGATGGGCTCTATGCAGCGTACAGTCGGATTCAAGTCCAGGTCCAGCCTGACTTCCTGCAGAGTCGAGTCAGCAGTGTGCTGTTTATTGAAAACCTGCACAGTGGAGATTTGCAGGTCATTACAGCCAACTCTCCCCTTTCCGACAACCCTTTCAGTGCAGTTCGTGCCTCTGAGACAGGGGGGACGATTGCCATCCTGATTCCGATTGCCTGGTCAGAACTGGGTGATCGGATTTTGGCCAGAGAGTTTGAGTCTCTGATGGGGTCTGATATTGCATCAGACTATGCAGTGGTCTGGGATCAGCGACTGAACCGGACCAGCACCATCGCCCCTAGCCGCATTCACTACACTAATGCAGTGCTTCTCGGTTGGAGTCAGAATTATCCCGATCGGGCTTTGTTTCGAGCTGGGATCATTGGGGATGAATATTGGCCGTTATGGACGGTTGATCTGAGTGGGCAGACAATGGCTGCCCCGGAAGGAGACCACCCGATCGGATTTGGCCGGATGGTCAGTAGCATCTGGGCAGGCCCTCAGGCCTCCTAGAGAGGGTGCAGAAAACGCCTCTACAATCGGGGTAACATGCGGAAAATTTCCTGGGCCGCCCGATCGCAAACCCCAGGTTCACCCAAATCTTGCCGCATTTCTTGATAGTTCTGTTGCATCTTCTGGCGGCTATCTGCATGCAGTAGAAGATCCAGAGCTGCTTGCAGGACATTCTCCACAGTTGCCCGATCCTGAACGAACTCGGGCACAATCTCACGCATGACCACGAGGTTGGGGGGGGAGGCGAAAGGAATCGAGAATTTTAAGAATGTCTGCCCTAGCCAGTATGTCAGGGCACTGACCCGGTATAGAACCACCTGAGGCACACCCAGGAGGGCAATCTCCAGGTTGACGGTGCCGGTCTTGGCGATCGCCAGATCGGCAGCTGCGATCGCCAGCAGGGGCGCAGAAATTTCAGTCTGAGGTTGGTGGGGGAGAGGCTGATCCGGGGGGACGTAGCTGGTGACCAACCGGGCATTCAGGCCATAGCGTTGAATGGCCTGCTCCAGGGGCTGCCGGTAGGTTTCCAGGGACAGGGGAATGAGAAATTGTACGGCTCCCAGTTTTTCCTGAATCTGGCGTGCAACTTCAAAGATGATCGGCAGGAGATACTTCAACTCCTGAAATCGGGAGACGGGCAACAGCGCGATCGTGGTTTCAGCCTCCTGCAAACCTAGGAGTGATCTGGCAGTGCCCCGGTCCGGAGGATTTTGCATCCGATCGAGGAGGGGATGCCCCACCCACTTGACCTGGGCTCCTTTAGCCTGGAAATAACGGGCCTCTTCCGGGAACACAGCCAGTAGCAGGTCCGTAATGTGAACAATACTGGTAGTATGGTTCGGGCCTATAGACCAGACCCATTCTTGCGGGGCAATGTAGTAGACAATTGGGATCTGGGGCAGATATTTCCGCAGGTAATTGCCGATAGTGACATTGGGACCCATGTAGTCAATCAGGACTACCAAATCCGGGGGATTCTGTCGCAAATAGCGTTTCGCTTTTTGCTGCATCAGCAGAGTAGGCAACACAAAAGGTAAGGCTTCCAGGAGGCCAATCGAGCCCGTAGCACTGGTGTGACCCAGCAGCGTCGCACCTGCTTGAGCCATGCGATCGCCTCCCAGAGCCAGGATCTCCAGGTCAATGCCCAGTTCTTGGGCTTGCCGGTACAGGGCTGTGATCAGCAGTGCACCTTGCAAATCCCCAGAGACTTCCCCAGTACTGATAAAGATGCGAACTTTCCGAGGATTGGAAACAGACGAGGGCAGGGAAGCGTCAGGAGTTGCTTCGTCCTTCATCCTTCCTCCTCCTCCTTCTCTTTAGCACTGGGAATGGGACCCCGTCTTTCTGGTAATTGGGAAAGTTGCATAAACCGACGCAGGTGTTGCAACTGTTCATTGTCTGGGAGGAGTTCCAGTTGTTCTAGGGATTCTTTGAACGTGAGGTCCGATCGATAAAGCAGGCGAAACGCTTTCTTCAATGCAGCATAGACCTGCCCCTCTGCGAGTTCAGTTAACCCAGCCCGCTGCAACCCAACCAGGTTCAGGGAACGCACCCTGGCCGGATTTCCCTCTACCAGAATAAAGGGGGGGACATCCCGTTCAATTCGGCTCATGCCCCCCACAAAGGACAATCGACCGATGTGCACAAATTGGTGGACCCCTACCAACCCACCAATTCTGGCCTGAGATTCCACATGAATATGTCCGGCTAGGGCAACGGAATTGGCAATAATGACCTGATCTTCAATCGTGCAATTGTGGGCAATGTGGGCATAGGCCATGACCAGGTTGCGATTCCCAATCACGGTCATTTCATCAGCACGGGTAGCCCGATTAATCGTGACATACTCCCGAATCAGGTTGTCGTCGCCAATTTTGACCAGGTTGAGAGAGCCGTCATATTTCAAATCTTGCGGCTCTAGGCCGATCGCGGCCCCTGGAAAAATACGATTACGGGCCCCGATTTCGGTACAGCCATCTAGCACCACATGGGGACCAATTACCGTGTCAGGGCCAACTTTGACCTTTTCCCCGATTACGGCATAGGGTCCTACTTTAACGGTAGGGTGCAGTTCAGCATTGGGGTGTATCACTGCAGTCGGATGAATCAGACTAGTCAAAGGGGAGCCTCCAGAGGCATGAATTAGAAGTTTCGAGCCATAACTTGAATCCAACTCAAAACTCAAAACTCAAAACTTCAATCAACTAACGAAAACATTAATTCGCCCTCTGCAGCAAGCTGTCCATCAACCTCAGCCTGTGCCTGCATCTTACCAAAGCGACGTTTCTTAACCCAGAGCAGTTCCACTCGCATCACCAGTTGATCGCCAGGGACCACCTGACGACGAAACCGGACTTTATCGATACCAGCAAAAACGAATAGACCTCCCCGCATTTCCTCCATTTGGGTCAACACAATCCCCCCAACCTGGGCCATGGCTTCAACAATGAGCACACCCGGCATAATGGGACGATCGGGAAAGTGTCCCTGGAAATGGGGTTCGTTGAAGGTCACGTTTTTAATCCCGACAGCCCGGACCCCAGGGACATACTCAATAATTCTATCGACTAGGGCAAAAGGGTAACGATGGGGAAGGAGACGATGGATTTCATCAATCGTCATGGTGGACGGAGCAGGGTTGGGGGTAGATTGATTGACCTCTGAGACTGCGATCGAATTGGAGTGCAGAGCGGTTTCGTTCGTTGTGCTGGTGCCTGGAGCCACTACTTTACCTATCGTAAGCAATTAATAATGAAGACATTCTTTATCATCTCAGATTCTGGTCCCCAGCAGGTGCTCCCGTGGGGGAGAGATCCCTGATTGGATCCAGGATGCTTCAAGTAAAGCCCCTGGTCCCTGGATGATGGCCATCAAGACATCATCTGGCGCACCAACTGGACATGTAAGGAGTGGCTGGCCTTATAAGCCAGGAAATGAGCGATTGGAAAGGTTCCCAGTAAACTCAAATCCCCAATCAAATCCAGAAGCTTGTGACGGACCGGCTCATTGGGAAATCTCAAGGGAGGATTCACCCAGCCGGTATCACTACAAACCAGGG is a genomic window containing:
- a CDS encoding Mo-dependent nitrogenase C-terminal domain-containing protein; translation: MPHQIDFLQPLRYWINRIEVQDRKLAHFFSKLIPAHCPFERDINFFGRKIAHIPPLCKLNPLYDELIALRFRALCYLVDQCGEDIQSYC
- a CDS encoding TlyA family RNA methyltransferase, whose amino-acid sequence is MAKRRLDTLLVELSLCDSRQQAQRLIQAGEVTVNRQVIDKPGTEVDLSADIQIKQKSPYVSRGGEKLAKALTGFAISVHDRVCLDGGISTGGFTDCLLQAGAKQVYGIDVGYGQVAWSLRQDPRVILHERTNLRYLDPEVLYETAEIRPDLAVVDVSFISLTKVLPALWKLLSSPREMVLLVKPQFEVGRAKVGKNGVVREARDQAEAIWQVLQAAQGLGWGYHGLTWSPLLGPAGNIEYLLWLRDNTAPMLDRPEERSDPPDLAALHRLTRSAQTELHAPP
- the lpxB gene encoding lipid-A-disaccharide synthase, producing MKDEATPDASLPSSVSNPRKVRIFISTGEVSGDLQGALLITALYRQAQELGIDLEILALGGDRMAQAGATLLGHTSATGSIGLLEALPFVLPTLLMQQKAKRYLRQNPPDLVVLIDYMGPNVTIGNYLRKYLPQIPIVYYIAPQEWVWSIGPNHTTSIVHITDLLLAVFPEEARYFQAKGAQVKWVGHPLLDRMQNPPDRGTARSLLGLQEAETTIALLPVSRFQELKYLLPIIFEVARQIQEKLGAVQFLIPLSLETYRQPLEQAIQRYGLNARLVTSYVPPDQPLPHQPQTEISAPLLAIAAADLAIAKTGTVNLEIALLGVPQVVLYRVSALTYWLGQTFLKFSIPFASPPNLVVMREIVPEFVQDRATVENVLQAALDLLLHADSRQKMQQNYQEMRQDLGEPGVCDRAAQEIFRMLPRL
- the lpxA gene encoding acyl-ACP--UDP-N-acetylglucosamine O-acyltransferase → MTSLIHPTAVIHPNAELHPTVKVGPYAVIGEKVKVGPDTVIGPHVVLDGCTEIGARNRIFPGAAIGLEPQDLKYDGSLNLVKIGDDNLIREYVTINRATRADEMTVIGNRNLVMAYAHIAHNCTIEDQVIIANSVALAGHIHVESQARIGGLVGVHQFVHIGRLSFVGGMSRIERDVPPFILVEGNPARVRSLNLVGLQRAGLTELAEGQVYAALKKAFRLLYRSDLTFKESLEQLELLPDNEQLQHLRRFMQLSQLPERRGPIPSAKEKEEEEG
- the fabZ gene encoding 3-hydroxyacyl-ACP dehydratase FabZ — protein: MTIDEIHRLLPHRYPFALVDRIIEYVPGVRAVGIKNVTFNEPHFQGHFPDRPIMPGVLIVEAMAQVGGIVLTQMEEMRGGLFVFAGIDKVRFRRQVVPGDQLVMRVELLWVKKRRFGKMQAQAEVDGQLAAEGELMFSLVD